A window from Engraulis encrasicolus isolate BLACKSEA-1 chromosome 11, IST_EnEncr_1.0, whole genome shotgun sequence encodes these proteins:
- the LOC134457995 gene encoding torsin-1A-like yields the protein MAHMCRILLHWFLITGCIVEAIEPISVAIGAGVTAIIGGLIEYNRPRDEPPPLETCDDSWIKSDPSNLEQALTKRLFGQHIASRLILKMVTGNMNNPNPDKPLVLSLHGWSGTGKNFVAQMIAESIYYEGLESKFVHVVSATKHFPHQNHLETYKDWLQERVENSVRNCPRSLFIFDEMDKIQPDLIDSIKPHLDYHNNLDGVSYRKAIFLFLSNSGGQIINEVALDFRNNGRDREEIQLEDLETPVSLWIFNNNQSAFFRASVIDKNLVDALVPFLPLEFKHVVQCVLAAMESRGIEPDQNVAKRMAQAMTHGSIYSTQGCKTISNRLEYYI from the exons ATGGCACACATGTGCAGAATCCTTTTGCATTGGTTTTTGATAACGGGTTGCATTGTAGAGGCCATTGAACCCATATCAGTAGCCATAGGTGCCGGCGTCACTGCGATCATCGGTGGGCTCATCGAATATAACAGACCACGAGACGAACCACCACCACTCGAAACCTGTGATGACAGTTGGATCAAATCTGACCCATCTA ATCTGGAGCAGGCCTTGACTAAAAGGCTCTTTGGGCAACATATAGCATCACGTTTAATCCTGAAAATGGTGACTGGAAACATGAACAACCCAAACCCTGATAAACCACTGGTGCTCTCCTTGCACGGCTGGTCCGGCACAGGGAAGAACTTTGTGGCCCAGATGATTGCAGAGAGCATCTACTACGAAGGCTTGGAGAGCAAATTTGTTCATGTTGTCTCAGCCACTAAACACTTTCCCCACCAGAATCATCTAGAAACATACAAA GACTGGCTACAGGAGCGGGTGGAAAACAGTGTCAGAAATTGTCCTCGTTCTTTGTTTATATTTGATGAGATGGACAAAATACAACCTGATCTGATCGACAGCATTAAGCCACACCTGGATTACCACAACAATCTGGATGGGGTTTCTTATAGAAAGGCCATCTTCCTTTTTCTCAG TAACTCAGGAGGGCAGATTATCAACGAGGTAGCTCTGGACTTCAGGAACAACGGCCGGGACAGAGAAGAGATCCAGCTGGAGGATTTGGAAACGCCAGTCTCACTCTGGATTTTCAACAACAATCAGA GTGCTTTCTTTCGTGCCAGTGTCATTGACAAGAACCTGGTGGATGCCTTAGTGCCTTTCCTTCCTTTGGAGTTCAAGCATGTGGTTCAGTGTGTCCTGGCCGCGATGGAATCCAGAGGTATAGAGCCAGACCAGAATGTGGCTAAACGCATGGCACAAGCCATGACCCATGGGAGCATTTATTCCACACAAGGCTGCAAGACCATCTCCAATCGACTGGAGTACTATATCTAA
- the LOC134457993 gene encoding torsin-1A-like isoform X2, with protein sequence MAHACMTLLQCFLITSCIVEAIEPVSTTAFVVGGVGYIGNKLYKYLYETCDKHWIKFNASNLDLALNKKLFGQHVASRVVLKTVTGYMNNPNPKKPLVLSLHGWTGTGKNFVSQLIAESIYHEGMQSGFVHLFTATAHFPHQKHLEMYKEQLQMWVKGNVTKCPRSMFIFDEMDKMQAGLIDSIKPYLDYYENLDGVSYRKAIFIFLSNAGGEKIAEVALDFWNQGRDREEIQLKDLEMAVTLSVFNNKQSGFWHASLIDKNLVDVYVPFLPLELKHVVQCGVAEMESRGKQADRDVVERMAQDMNYFPKDARLFATQGCKVISSRLDYYT encoded by the exons ATGGCACACGCGTGCATGACTCTTCTGCAGTGTTTTTTGATAACGAGTTGCATTGTGGAGGCAATTGAGCCCGTATCAACAACCGCATTTGTAGTCGGCGGGGTCGGTTACATTGGAAATAAGTTGTATAAATATCTATATGAAACGTGTGATAAACACTGGATCAAATTCAACGCCTCTA ATCTGGATCTGGCCTTGAACAAGAAGCTCTTTGGGCAACATGTGGCTTCCCGTGTGGTCCTGAAAACAGTGACCGGATACATGAACAATCCGAATCCCAAGAAACCTCTGGTGCTCTCCTTGCACGGCTGGACAGGAACTGGGAAGAACTTTGTGAGCCAGCTGATTGCAGAGAGCATCTACCACGAAGGCATGCAGAGCGGATTTGTGCATTTGTTCACGGCAACTGCGCATTTTCCCCACCAGAAACATCTAGAAATGTACAAG GAGCAGCTACAAATGTGGGTGAAGGGGAACGTCACCAAATGTCCTCGCTCCATGTTTATATTTGATGAGATGGACAAAATGCAAGCTGGCTTGATCGACAGCATTAAGCCATACCTAGACTACTACGAGAATCTGGATGGGGTTTCTTATAGAAAGGCCATCTTCATTTTCCtcag TAATGCAGGAGGGGAGAAAATTGCAGAGGTAGCTCTGGACTTCTGGAACCAGGGACGGGACCGAGAAGAGATCCAGCTGAAAGATTTGGAAATGGCGGTCACGCTTTCAGTTTTCAACAACAAGCAGA GTGGATTCTGGCATGCCAGTTTGATCGACAAGAACCTGGTGGATGTCTACGTGCCCTTCCTTCCTTTGGAGCTCAAGCACGTGGTCCAGTGTGGTGTGGCGGAGATGGAGTCCAGAGGCAAACAAGCAGACCGGGATGTGGTGGAACGTATGGCACAAGACATGAACTACTTCCCCAAAGATGCACGCCTTTTCGCCACACAAGGCTGCAAAGTCATCTCCAGTCGTCTGGATTACTACACTTAG
- the LOC134457993 gene encoding torsin-1A-like isoform X1 → MKLYVILVTWQLLYAGLASAVEPISTSIAVGMAAALTGFLASYPNLFYHFHECCRPEWISFNDTHLDLALNKKLFGQHVASRVVLKTVTGYMNNPNPKKPLVLSLHGWTGTGKNFVSQLIAESIYHEGMQSGFVHLFTATAHFPHQKHLEMYKEQLQMWVKGNVTKCPRSMFIFDEMDKMQAGLIDSIKPYLDYYENLDGVSYRKAIFIFLSNAGGEKIAEVALDFWNQGRDREEIQLKDLEMAVTLSVFNNKQSGFWHASLIDKNLVDVYVPFLPLELKHVVQCGVAEMESRGKQADRDVVERMAQDMNYFPKDARLFATQGCKVISSRLDYYT, encoded by the exons ATGAAACTATATGTTATATTAGTGACATGGCAGCTTTTATATGCTGGGTTGGCGTCGGCGGTAGAGCCCATCAGCACAAGCATCGCGGTGGGCATGGCAGCAGCACTAACTGGATTTCTCGCCAGTTATCCCAATCTCTTTTACCACTTTCACGAATGCTGTCGACCAGAATGGATCTCCTTCAACGACACAC ATCTGGATCTGGCCTTGAACAAGAAGCTCTTTGGGCAACATGTGGCTTCCCGTGTGGTCCTGAAAACAGTGACCGGATACATGAACAATCCGAATCCCAAGAAACCTCTGGTGCTCTCCTTGCACGGCTGGACAGGAACTGGGAAGAACTTTGTGAGCCAGCTGATTGCAGAGAGCATCTACCACGAAGGCATGCAGAGCGGATTTGTGCATTTGTTCACGGCAACTGCGCATTTTCCCCACCAGAAACATCTAGAAATGTACAAG GAGCAGCTACAAATGTGGGTGAAGGGGAACGTCACCAAATGTCCTCGCTCCATGTTTATATTTGATGAGATGGACAAAATGCAAGCTGGCTTGATCGACAGCATTAAGCCATACCTAGACTACTACGAGAATCTGGATGGGGTTTCTTATAGAAAGGCCATCTTCATTTTCCtcag TAATGCAGGAGGGGAGAAAATTGCAGAGGTAGCTCTGGACTTCTGGAACCAGGGACGGGACCGAGAAGAGATCCAGCTGAAAGATTTGGAAATGGCGGTCACGCTTTCAGTTTTCAACAACAAGCAGA GTGGATTCTGGCATGCCAGTTTGATCGACAAGAACCTGGTGGATGTCTACGTGCCCTTCCTTCCTTTGGAGCTCAAGCACGTGGTCCAGTGTGGTGTGGCGGAGATGGAGTCCAGAGGCAAACAAGCAGACCGGGATGTGGTGGAACGTATGGCACAAGACATGAACTACTTCCCCAAAGATGCACGCCTTTTCGCCACACAAGGCTGCAAAGTCATCTCCAGTCGTCTGGATTACTACACTTAG
- the LOC134457996 gene encoding uncharacterized protein LOC134457996 has protein sequence MIENADQEELGEKLYNVVFSKHGEIAGKLTGMLLELPDSVITQMLQDETVLNDGISRALQALNQESQVSEAEEASASSDSLGERLYDLIDLHNTGHTHKITGMLLEQKKEAVLQLLSDPELLEKKINVALKTLAEQGEEQEDNMTDSDSEAESFGEKIFRLVEQIDPTHSADITGMLLEMDSESLSQILGDRSLLEVAVQRAQTALAAHTQALSST, from the exons ATGATTGAGAACGCCGATCAGGAAGAACTGGGAGAGAAATTATACAACGTTGTATTTTCCAAGCATGGAGAAATTGCTGGCAAACTGACAG GAATGCTTTTAGAGCTGCCGGATTCAGTCATCACACAGATGCTTCAAGACGAGACTGTCCTTAATGATGGGATCAGCAGAGCTCTACAGGCACTCAACCAGGAAAG TCAGGTGTCAGAAGCAGAAGAGGCCTCTGCCTCCTCAGACTCTCTGGGCGAACGACTCTACGACCTCATTGACCTTCACAACACAGGGCACACTCACAAAATCACAG GCATGCTACTTGAGCAAAAGAAAGAGGCTGTTCTTCAACTTCTGTCAGATCCTGAACTTCTAGAAAAGAAGATCAACGTGGCCCTGAAAACGCTTGCTGA GCAAGGTGAGGAACAAGAGGACAACATGACGGACTCAGATAGTGAGGCTGAATCTTTCGGAGAGAAAATATTCCGTCTTGTGGAACAGATAGACCCCACTCACTCAGCTGACATCACAG GTATGCTGTTGGAGATGGACTCAGAGAGCTTGAGTCAGATCCTGGGAGACCGCTCCTTGCTGGAGGTCGCAGTTCAAAGAGCACAGACTGCTCTAGCTGCACACACCCAGGCCCTCAGCTCCACATAG